Proteins co-encoded in one Corylus avellana chromosome ca9, CavTom2PMs-1.0 genomic window:
- the LOC132191439 gene encoding cationic amino acid transporter 4, vacuolar-like isoform X1 produces the protein MIDESLKLQLTIYLAELTGPLLFLFPILSLSEFSLVFFQFFPLVSSWAIPLLEKAGRWLCCCFYKTKQGLVMSMVADRKNNGGYGAGNCSWGFGSLIRRKHVDSAHVRREGHTQLARKLSAVDLIAIGAGATIGAGVYILVGTVAREHSGPALTISFLIAGLAAGLSAFCYAELACRCPSAGSAYHYTYICVGEGFAWLVGWALILEYTIGGAAVARGITPNLALFFGGEDKLPAFLARHSIPGVGIVVDPCAAVLVLIVTALLCIGIKESSLAQTIVTTVNVGVLLFIIIAGGYLGFKTGWVGYELPNGYFTFGVNGVFSGSAIVFFSYIGFDSVTSTAEEVKNPQRDLPLGIALALSLCCILYMLVSAVIVGLVPYYALDPDTPISSAFASYGVQWAVYIITTGAVTALFASLLGSILPQPRILMAMARDGLLPSFFSDISERTQIPLKSTLTTGIFAAALAFFMDVSQLAGMVSVGTLLAFTTVAVSVLILRYVPPDEVPLPSSLHESIDSMSSRFSGDIQEVDCDNVKNPAGSCHSNNLHDKGDALLGYPLIEKGAAQDEQKQQKRRKIAAWAITLLCIGILILASATSAEYLPSILRFTLCGAGGVVLLCSLLVLAFIDEDDARHSFGYTGGFACPFVPFLPAACILINTYLLIDLGAATWIRVSVWLVMGALVYIFYGRSHSSLLKAIYVPSAYANEIYRTTAAANVA, from the exons ATGATTGATGAATCTTTGAAATTACAGTTAACAATATATCTAGCAGAGTTAACAGGGCCACTGCTTTTCCTCTtccccattctctctctctcagaatTTTCTCTGgttttctttcaattctttCCGCTTGTCTCTTCCTGGGCAATTCCCTTGTTAGAGAAAGCGGGTCGGTGgctttgttgttgtttttacaAAACGAAGCAGGGTTTGGTGATGAGTATGGTTGCTGATAGGAAAAATAATGGGGGGTATGGTGCAGGAAATTGTTCTTGGGGTTTTGGAAGTTTGATTAGGAGAAAGCATGTTGATTCTGCTCATGTGCGGAGAGAAGGTCATACTCAATTGGCCAGGAAATTGTCTGCTGTTGACCTCATTGCCATTG GAGCTGGTGCAACCATAGGAGCTGGAGTGTATATTCTTGTTGGAACTGTTGCTAGAGAGCACTCAGGACCTGCTCTTACTATTTCGTTTCTGATTGCTGGACTAGCTGCGGGACTCTCAGCATTTTGTTATGCGGAGCTTGCATGTCGTTGTCCATCTGCTGGGAGTGCCTATCATTATACATACATATGTGTTGGAGAAGG GTTTgcttggttggttggttgggcTCTGATTCTGGAATACACAATTGGTGGTGCAGCTGTTGCTCGTGGCATAACCCCAAATCTG GCCTTGTTTTTCGGAGGTGAGGACAAATTGCCTGCTTTCTTGGCCCGCCACTCCATACCTGGGGTTGGTATTGTAGTTGATCCATGTGCAGCAGTATTAGTTCTTATTGTCACTGCACTCTTGTGTATTGGAATCAAGGAG AGTTCATTGGCACAAACCATTGTTACTACGGTTAACGTTGGTGTGTTGCTTTTCATCATAATAGCTGGTGGATATTTAGGTTTCAAAACTGGATGGGTTGGATATGAACTTCCCAACGG GTACTTTACATTTGGAGTCAACGGGGTGTTCAGTGGGTCTGCAATAGTCTTCTTTTCATACATTGGTTTTGATTCAGTGACCAGCACAGCGGAGGAG GTGAAGAATCCTCAACGGGATTTGCCCCTTGGGATAGCATTGGCATTGTCTCTATGTTGTATTTTGTATATGCTTGTATCTGCTGTTATTGTTGGTTTAGTACCATATTATGCCTTGGATCCGGACACCCCTATCTCCTCAGCATTTGCTAGCTATGGTGTGCAATGGGCAGT GTACATAATAACAACTGGGGCAGTCACTGCTCTCTTTGCAAGTTTGCTGGGTTCAATTCTTCCTCAG CCGCGAATTCTTATGGCAATGGCTAGAGATGGACTGTTGCCTTCATTTTTTTCAGACATCAGTGAACGCACCCAGATTCCATTGAAGAGTACCCTTACAACTGGTATCTTTGCAGCGGCTCTGGCATTCTTTATGGACGTTTCACAATTGGCGGGGATG GTCAGTGTGGGTACACTGCTTGCATTTACCACTGTTGCAGTTTCGGTTTTGATACTCAGATATGTTCCACCAGATGAGGTTCCACTTCCATCATCACTTCATGAATCCATTGACTCAATGTCATCACGGTTCAGTGGTGATATTCAGGAAGTCGATTGTGATAATGTTAAAAATCCTGCTGGCTCTTGTCATAGTAATAACTTACATGACAAAGGAGATGCTTTACTTGGATATCCTCTAATTGAGAAGGGAGCAGCTCAAG ATGAGCAGAAGCAACAAAAGAGGCGCAAAATTGCTGCTTGGGCGATAACTCTTTTATGTATAGGTATTCTTATCCTTGCTTCTGCAACTTCAGCTGAATACCTTCCCAG TATTCTTCGCTTCACATTGTGTGGAGCTGGTGGAGTTGTTCTGTTGTGTAGTTTGCTTGTGCTCGCTTTTATAGACGAAGATGATGCTAGACACAGCTTTGGATATACAGGAG gTTTTGCTTGCCCATTTGTTCCCTTCCTACCTGCTGCCTGCATTCTTATAAACACATATTTACTAATTGACCTCGG TGCTGCCACATGGATCCGGGTTTCTGTATGGTTGGTGATGGGGGCACtggtatatatattttatggcCGGAGCCACAGTTCTCTGTTAAAGGCAATCTATGTTCCCTCAGCTTATGCCAACGAGATCTATCGCACCACAGCGGCGGCTAATGTGGCGTAG
- the LOC132191439 gene encoding cationic amino acid transporter 4, vacuolar-like isoform X2, with protein MIDESLKLQLTIYLAELTGPLLFLFPILSLSEFSLVFFQFFPLVSSWAIPLLEKAGRWLCCCFYKTKQGLVMSMVADRKNNGGYGAGNCSWGFGSLIRRKHVDSAHVRREGHTQLARKLSAVDLIAIGAGATIGAGVYILVGTVAREHSGPALTISFLIAGLAAGLSAFCYAELACRCPSAGSAYHYTYICVGEGFAWLVGWALILEYTIGGAAVARGITPNLALFFGGEDKLPAFLARHSIPGVGIVVDPCAAVLVLIVTALLCIGIKESSLAQTIVTTVNVGVLLFIIIAGGYLGFKTGWVGYELPNGYFTFGVNGVFSGSAIVFFSYIGFDSVTSTAEEVKNPQRDLPLGIALALSLCCILYMLVSAVIVGLVPYYALDPDTPISSAFASYGVQWAVYIITTGAVTALFASLLGSILPQPRILMAMARDGLLPSFFSDISERTQIPLKSTLTTGIFAAALAFFMDVSQLAGMVSVGTLLAFTTVAVSVLILRYVPPDEVPLPSSLHESIDSMSSRFSGDIQEVDCDNVKNPAGSCHSNNLHDKGDALLGYPLIEKGAAQDEQKQQKRRKIAAWAITLLCIGILILASATSAEYLPRFCLPICSLPTCCLHSYKHIFTN; from the exons ATGATTGATGAATCTTTGAAATTACAGTTAACAATATATCTAGCAGAGTTAACAGGGCCACTGCTTTTCCTCTtccccattctctctctctcagaatTTTCTCTGgttttctttcaattctttCCGCTTGTCTCTTCCTGGGCAATTCCCTTGTTAGAGAAAGCGGGTCGGTGgctttgttgttgtttttacaAAACGAAGCAGGGTTTGGTGATGAGTATGGTTGCTGATAGGAAAAATAATGGGGGGTATGGTGCAGGAAATTGTTCTTGGGGTTTTGGAAGTTTGATTAGGAGAAAGCATGTTGATTCTGCTCATGTGCGGAGAGAAGGTCATACTCAATTGGCCAGGAAATTGTCTGCTGTTGACCTCATTGCCATTG GAGCTGGTGCAACCATAGGAGCTGGAGTGTATATTCTTGTTGGAACTGTTGCTAGAGAGCACTCAGGACCTGCTCTTACTATTTCGTTTCTGATTGCTGGACTAGCTGCGGGACTCTCAGCATTTTGTTATGCGGAGCTTGCATGTCGTTGTCCATCTGCTGGGAGTGCCTATCATTATACATACATATGTGTTGGAGAAGG GTTTgcttggttggttggttgggcTCTGATTCTGGAATACACAATTGGTGGTGCAGCTGTTGCTCGTGGCATAACCCCAAATCTG GCCTTGTTTTTCGGAGGTGAGGACAAATTGCCTGCTTTCTTGGCCCGCCACTCCATACCTGGGGTTGGTATTGTAGTTGATCCATGTGCAGCAGTATTAGTTCTTATTGTCACTGCACTCTTGTGTATTGGAATCAAGGAG AGTTCATTGGCACAAACCATTGTTACTACGGTTAACGTTGGTGTGTTGCTTTTCATCATAATAGCTGGTGGATATTTAGGTTTCAAAACTGGATGGGTTGGATATGAACTTCCCAACGG GTACTTTACATTTGGAGTCAACGGGGTGTTCAGTGGGTCTGCAATAGTCTTCTTTTCATACATTGGTTTTGATTCAGTGACCAGCACAGCGGAGGAG GTGAAGAATCCTCAACGGGATTTGCCCCTTGGGATAGCATTGGCATTGTCTCTATGTTGTATTTTGTATATGCTTGTATCTGCTGTTATTGTTGGTTTAGTACCATATTATGCCTTGGATCCGGACACCCCTATCTCCTCAGCATTTGCTAGCTATGGTGTGCAATGGGCAGT GTACATAATAACAACTGGGGCAGTCACTGCTCTCTTTGCAAGTTTGCTGGGTTCAATTCTTCCTCAG CCGCGAATTCTTATGGCAATGGCTAGAGATGGACTGTTGCCTTCATTTTTTTCAGACATCAGTGAACGCACCCAGATTCCATTGAAGAGTACCCTTACAACTGGTATCTTTGCAGCGGCTCTGGCATTCTTTATGGACGTTTCACAATTGGCGGGGATG GTCAGTGTGGGTACACTGCTTGCATTTACCACTGTTGCAGTTTCGGTTTTGATACTCAGATATGTTCCACCAGATGAGGTTCCACTTCCATCATCACTTCATGAATCCATTGACTCAATGTCATCACGGTTCAGTGGTGATATTCAGGAAGTCGATTGTGATAATGTTAAAAATCCTGCTGGCTCTTGTCATAGTAATAACTTACATGACAAAGGAGATGCTTTACTTGGATATCCTCTAATTGAGAAGGGAGCAGCTCAAG ATGAGCAGAAGCAACAAAAGAGGCGCAAAATTGCTGCTTGGGCGATAACTCTTTTATGTATAGGTATTCTTATCCTTGCTTCTGCAACTTCAGCTGAATACCTTCCCAG gTTTTGCTTGCCCATTTGTTCCCTTCCTACCTGCTGCCTGCATTCTTATAAACACATATTTACTAATTGA
- the LOC132192049 gene encoding uncharacterized protein LOC132192049, with the protein MSSEAKTNGGNTGGGGGGGFRSRMERFLYSGDKKHVMAGIAIITVVFSVPWFLMSRGTKHQSHQDYLERADKARSQRLSSGSSSAK; encoded by the exons ATGAGCAGCGAGGCAAAAACCAATGGCGGAAACAcagggggaggaggaggagggggttTCAGATCGAGAATGGAGCGCTTCCTCTACAGTGGGGACAAGAAGCACGTCATGGCCGGCATCGCCATTATCACCGTCGTCTTCAGCGTCCCTTGGTTCCTCATGAGCAGAG GAACAAAACATCAGTCCCATCAAGATTACTTGGAAAGAGCTGATAAAGCACGGAGTCAAAGACTCTCTTCAGGTTCATCTTCTGCCAAATGA